A window of the Mauremys reevesii isolate NIE-2019 linkage group 26, ASM1616193v1, whole genome shotgun sequence genome harbors these coding sequences:
- the MFSD12 gene encoding major facilitator superfamily domain-containing protein 12, producing MAEPPPPLPGPARLSYALGHFLNDLCASMWFTYLLVYFHAVLGYSTTHAGALLLVGQVADGVCTPLVGYESDRSAGCGRYGRRKSWHLVGTVCVLLSFPFIFNPCLGCKEATPQWAALIYFIPFIVIFQFGWAATQISHLSLIPELVTTDHEKVELTALRYAFTVAANITVYGVAWLLLHFQLGHSGPTEQLGKPDIHVFRNLSLIVVAVGAVFSLLFHLGTKERCHPQARLLEPEEHTPLLQKGHKTPPRPLLLWKHWLREPAFYQVAMLYMATRLIVNLSQTYIAMYLTNSLMLPKKFIATIPLVMYISGFLSSFLMKPVNRWIGRNLTYFMGLLIILAFASWVALDSRLGAEVYGAAVLLGAGSATILVTSLSMTADLIGSNTHSGAFVYGAMSFTDKVANGLAVMAIQNLHPCPTQLCCAGCVEFYHWVMVVVTGGVAVVATVCLSCIMIWPIRVRFHDVSVLPLAGAGPGEAGSLGERSRSSTVN from the exons ATGGCCGAGCCCCCGCCGCcgctccccggcccggcccggctcagcTACGCGCTGGGGCACTTCCTGAACGACCTGTGCGCCTCCATGTGGTTCACCTACCTGCTGGTCTATTTCCACGCCGTGCTGGGCTACAGCACCACCCACGCGGGGGCCCTGCTGCTCGTGGGCCAGGTGGCCGACGGGGTCTGCACGCCGCTGGTGGGCTACGAGTCCGACCGCTCGGCCGGCTGCGGCCGCTACGGCCGGCGGAAATCCTGGCACCTCGTGG GGACTGTCTGCGTCCTGCTGTCCTTCCCCTTCATATTCAACCCCTGCCTGGGCTGCAAGGAGGCCACGCCCCAGTGGGCCGCGCTCATCTACTTCATCCCCTTCATAGTCATCTTCCAGTTCGGCTGGGCGGCCACCCAGATCTCCCACCTGTCGCTCATCCCCGAGCTGGTGACCACAGACCACGAGAAAGTGGAGCTCACAGCGCTCAG GTACGCCTTCACCGTCGCGGCCAACATCACCGTGTACGGCGTGGCCTGGCTGCTCCTGCACTTCCAGCTCGGACACTCGGGGCCGACGGAGCAGCTGGGCAAGCCTGACATCCATGTCTTCCGG AACCTGTCCCTGATCGTGGTGGCGGTGGGCGCTGTCTTCTCGCTCTTGTTCCACCTGGGCACCAAGGAGCGGTGccacccccaggccaggctgctcGAGCCCGAGGAGCACACGCCGCTGCTGCAGAAGGGGCACAAAACCCCCCCGCGCCCACTGCTGCTGTGGAAACACTGGCTGCGGGAGCCTGCCTTCTACCAG GTGGCGATGCTGTACATGGCCACGCGGCTGATTGTCAACCTGTCCCAGACCTACATCGCCATGTACCTGACCAACTCGCTGATGCTGCCCAAG aAATTCATCGCCACCATCCCCCTGGTGATGTACATCAGCggcttcctctcctccttcctcatgAAACCCGTCAACAGGTGGATCGGCCGAAAC CTGACCTACTTCATGGGGTTACTCATTATCCTGGCCTTCGCCTCCTGGGTGGCCCTGGACAGCCGGCTGGGAGCGGAGGTTTATGGAGCCGCTGTGCTGCTCGGGGCTGGCTCGGCCACCATCTTGGTCACATCCCTCTCCATGACGGCTGACCTCATTGGGAGCAACACG cacagcggaGCCTTCGTCTACGGGGCCATGAGCTTCACGGACAAAGTGGCCAATGGGCTGGCGGTGATGGCcatccagaacctgcacccctgccc GACCCAGCTCTGCTGCGCCGGCTGCGTTGAGTTCTACCACTGGGTGATGGTGGTCGTCACCGGGGGCGTCGCGGTGGTCGCCACCGTGTGTCTGTCCTGCATTATGATCTGGCCAATCCGGGTCCGATTCC atGACGTCTCGGTGCTGccgctggctggggcagggccgggcgagGCTGGGAGCCTGGGGGAAAGGAGCCGAAGCAGCACCGTCAACTGA